A DNA window from Argiope bruennichi chromosome X2, qqArgBrue1.1, whole genome shotgun sequence contains the following coding sequences:
- the LOC129959815 gene encoding uncharacterized protein LOC129959815 — MLAAFHMQQLYFRCQSVHGTSVQLLAAKSRIAPLRSITIPRLELLSCCIGARLLKFVKESLNIVNMKTQFWTDSTTALQWIRRDETWSVFVRNRVNEIRKLSNIDDWRHVPGPLNPADLPSRGCSVLKLLNSKWWEGSKWLLLREDLWSESNHHVNEEIVFVEKCGKSISFVNNSPVTASLFSRFSSYAKIFKILGWISRFQHNSKTEKECRKEGCLTASEINEAEKRIIKMIQEESFTEESVRGFKTLNLFRDEESILRIKTKLTEKGDLRNFRYPILLSGKHRLVELLVRKAHRENSHAGVQILLSKLLENFWIINGRRTVRREINKCLRCKRYNSRNIETQLIGLPQDRVEESAAFEMSGVHLAGPLTLKGGGKCWIVLFTCAVYRAIHPERTLSLDTRSFLLCLRLFIARLGRP, encoded by the coding sequence ATGCTAGCGGCATTTCATATGCAGCAGTTGTATTTCCGATGCCAATCAGTCCATGGAACCTCTGTACAATTACTAGCTGCTAAATCTAGAATAGCTCCATTGAGATCCATTACTATACCGAGACTGGAATTGCTTTCCTGTTGCATTGGTGCAAGactcttaaaatttgtaaaagagagtttaaatattgtaaatatgaaaACACAGTTTTGGACCGACTCTACCACAGCTCTTCAATGGATCAGACGAGACGAAACTTGGAGCGTTTTTGTTCGTAATCGAGTGAATGAAATTCGGAAGCTGTCAAATATAGACGATTGGAGACATGTTCCGGGACCATTAAACCCCGCTGATTTGCCCTCTCGTGGATGCTCCGTTTTGAAGCTTCTGAATTCTAAATGGTGGGAGGGATCCAAATGGTTACTCTTACGTGAGGATTTGTGGTCAGAATCTAATCACCATGTTAATGAAGAGATTGTCTTTGTAGAAAAATGTGGCAAATCAATCAGTTTTGTAAACAACTCTCCTGTTACTGCAAGTCTTTTCTCTCGGTTTTCTAGCTACgccaaaatctttaaaattttgggtTGGATTTCAAGATTTCAGCATAATTCTAAGACCGAAAAGGAATGCAGAAAGGAGGGATGTTTGACTGCATCTGaaataaatgaagcagaaaaaagGATCATTAAGATGATTCAAGAAGAGTCTTTCACCGAAGAATCAGTCAGAGGTTTCAAGACACTCAATTTGTTTAGAGATGAGGAGAgtattttaaggattaaaacaaaattaactgaGAAGGGCGACTTGCGAAATTTTAGATACCCCATTCTTCTTTCTGGAAAACATAGGTTAGTAGAGCTTCTTGTCAGAAAAGCTCATAGGGAAAACTCTCATGCTGGAGTGCAGATTCTATTATCAAAATTGCTAGAAAATTTCTGGATTATAAATGGAAGAAGAACCGTTCGTAGAGAGATTAACAAATGCTTAAGATGCAAGAGATACAATTCCAGGAACATAGAGACCCAACTTATCGGTTTGCCTCAGGACAGAGTAGAAGAATCAGCTGCATTTGAAATGAGCGGCGTACATTTAGCTGGACCACTTACGCTTAAGGGAGGTGGAAAATGTTGGATAGTTCTTTTCACGTGTGCAGTGTATCGAGCAATACACCCTGAACGGACACTGTCACTTGATACTAGATCCTTCCTCCTTTGCCTTCGGCTGTTCATAGCCAGACTAGGCCGACCATAG
- the LOC129960601 gene encoding uncharacterized protein LOC129960601, which translates to MSASSDSKIVIPFVPSLFHFSVVKVALMLSKHNDATTSFVLSPEMTFYAGSARNKAKDPLLIIPAHLRENVVLAILGLDAAVTEWVSNHGLWHLKKMDEIFQWKSDGAIDRIKTMQQFLLKKDVDIKMRFELACSYFLEESIQTLWAEMKLSDKLKIRSNPVTQFWVKRMQDGFGVQWIKDIPEYLHLNREYAPCILSAFFPFLKPQEREKFLSPITKTTSDDFLLCLYGATKEEEVQILKIEALKLLVAYLNWPLQNFFLQMVEKMWHIIDYPLFKKVVLTLFLYKLRKQDFDYEQLLVDLWAISPNNLKEEANACPYLSRKINFCFDSVRMRKERNRTSSIPN; encoded by the coding sequence atgtcGGCATCTAGTGATTCAAAGATTGTAATCCCTTTCGTGCCATCACTTTTCCACTTTTCTGTGGTAAAAGTAGCTTTAATGTTGTCCAAACATAATGATGCCACAACTAGCTTTGTGCTCTCTCCAGAAATGACATTTTATGCGGGTTCTGCGAGAAATAAAGCAAAGGACCCGTTACTTATCATTCCTGCACATTTAAGAGAGAATGTAGTGCTGGCAATTCTAGGCTTGGATGCTGCTGTTACAGAATGGGTTTCAAACCATGGTTTATGGCATTTAAAGAAGATGGATGAAATCTTTCAATGGAAATCTGATGGGGCAATTGACAGAATTAAAACGATGCAgcaatttcttctaaaaaaagatGTTGATATCAAAATGAGGTTTGAATTAGCATGCAGTTACTTTTTGGAAGAAAGTATACAGACTTTGTGGGCAGAAATGAAGTTAAGTGATAAATTGAAAATACGTAGTAATCCCGTTACACAATTTTGGGTTAAAAGGATGCAAGATGGATTTGGGGTTCAATGGATAAAGGACATTCCAGAATACCTACACCTTAATAGAGAATATGCCCCCTGTATCTTAAGTGCATTCTTTCCTTTCTTGAAGCCGCAAGAGAGGGAGAAGTTTCTTTCCCCTATAACAAAGACTACATCtgatgattttcttttatgtctGTATGGAGCTACTAAAGAAGAAGAAGTGCAAATATTAAAGATAGAGGCTCTCAAACTCCTTGTTGCCTATTTGAATTGGCCACTGCAAAATTTCTTTCTACAAATGGTGGAAAAGATGTGGCATATTATTGATTatcctctttttaaaaaagtagtacTTACTTTATTCTTATACAAACTGAGAAAGCAGGATTTCGATTATGAACAACTTTTGGTGGACTTGTGGGCAATAAGCCCAAATAACCTCAAAGAAGAGGCAAATGCATGCCCGTATCTCTCTcgcaaaattaatttctgttttgatTCAGTAAGGATGAGGAAAGAACGAAACAGAACTTCGtcaattccaaattaa